The Symphalangus syndactylus isolate Jambi chromosome 1, NHGRI_mSymSyn1-v2.1_pri, whole genome shotgun sequence DNA segment TTACCTACTCACCACCGCACTTTACCATCCCCTCTCCTGACTGCTTAGCACTCAGCTCACCTGACTTCTGGGGGCTGGATCTTCCACCCCTTCCTCAGACCCCAGCCCGCCTTTTTATGGGCACCTGGCATTCCCTGCCCTCCTCACCTTGGGGAGAACTCTTTCATCTGAATGACTTGCCAGGAGGGGAGAAGACAACAAGCAAGTCCTGTATAGCTGAGAACCCCCAGAAATTGCAGGCAGAATTTCTGCATATGGCATAAAGGTACCTGTTTGTAGGGAGGGGCCCAGAGCTTTCATCAGCCTCCTGAAAGAGGCCTTGGCCCAGAAAGGTTAAGGGCAGGGCTGAGATGGAATATGGGTAGAGGAGCTGCTGAGGAAATGCCTGCCCCTCGCTCCGCCATCACTTCATTCCCACCCTGGGATATCAGCCCCAGGAATTTAGATGAGCCCAGCAAAGTCAGCCCATTCCTGTGAGCGGCTGAACCCCTCTTCCTGCCCTTTCAGGTGGGCAAGTTCCTGAGTGCTGAGGAGTATCAGCAGAAGATCATCCCTGTGGTGGTCAAGATGTTCTCATCCACTGACCGGGCCATGCGCATCCGCCTCCTGCAGCAGGTGAGGCCTCTGTACCAGACTCCGTGGTGGTCCACCTCACCCAGACCCCACCCTGGTGGCTGGGGAGGCACCTGCCCTGGCTGCACAGGGACCCCAGAAACCCAACCCCTGAACACGCACACAAGTGAGGGACCCACTGAGGCCAGGCTGTCAGAAAGTTGGCCACATACAGGGCTCCTTGGCAGTTTTGGGAATGGCCagtttgcccaggctgcagcgctCTAATGCCCCCTCCTCTCCTGGCTCAGTCACTCTAGCGCTCTAGAGTGGGGATACAGTCTCTCTCCTGCCAACCCCAGGGCAGCTGGGAGCATCAGACAGGATGGATGGGATCTAGGAAGTACCAGCGGCTCCCAGTGCCATTCCCTCTGCAACCACCAAACGTACCAGTCTTCCTCATGGCACTGTGGGCAGGCGGGGAGGAGCAGGGCAGGGGTGATACCCTCGTTTATAGAAGAggctcaggctgggcgcagtggcttatgcctgtaatcccagcactttgagagggccgaggcaggcagatcacctgaggtcaggagtttaagaccagcctggccaacatggcgaaaccccgtctctactaaaaatacaaaaattagccaggtgtggtggtgggtgcctgtaatctcagctgctcaggaggctgaggcaggagaatcgcttaaacctgggaggcagaggctgcagtgagctgagatcgcgccactgcactccagcctcggccacagagcaagactctgtctcaaaaaaaaaaaaaaaaaagaaaagaaaatagaagaggccAGATGAGAGGGTGGCCAGATGAGCCGGACTATGAGCCAGGCCTTCCTAGCGCCCTCCTGGCCTTTCCTCACTCCTCTACCTGGGCCTGAGGCCAAACACCTGAGTGGTAGCTCAGGAGGTTGACCTGGCTGGCCAGTGCCTGCTGGGTGGAAAAGCTAAGCCAGGAGCGGTTCCATGGCTATGGGGAGAGAGTGGGAGGGGCTGACCATGTTGATACAtcccaacctgggccacagatgGAGCAGTTCATCCAGTACCTTGACGAGCCAACGGTCAACACCCAGATCTTCCCCCACGTTGTACATGGCTTCCTGGACACCAACCCTGCCATCCGGGAGCAGACAGTCAAGGTGGGTGTGGCCAGGCCCAGAGTGGCTACCCCTGGTTTTCCAAGGTTTGGAGGGGCTCACCCTAGACACAGAGGCCTTGGCTTTGGCCCATGGGTCCAAGCAGGCACTGTCTTTGCTGTGTGGGTTCAGGCCGTGGGTGCAGCTCGGCAGCTGGCGGGGGAGCACGTCCTCCATTCAGCAGACAACGAGCACCTGCCTGTTCCTGGCCCAAGCCCCATGCTTTGAGGCAGTGTGCATGAGGTACCCAGCCCCCTGCACTCATGGAGCTTCCTTTCCAAGGCACAGAGAGTGGGCTTGCCAGACAATacaacagaattagaaaatatgtattgttggctggtcgcagtggctcacgcccgtaatccctgcactttgggaggctgaggcaagcggatcacctgaggtcaggagctcgagaccagcctgaccaacatggcgaagccctgtctctactaaaaaatacaaaaccagctgggcatggtcgcgcatgcctgtaatcccagctactcgggaggctgaggcaggagactcaattgaacccaggaggcagaggttgcagtgagccgagatcatgccattgcactccagcctgggcaacaagagtgaaactccgtttcaaaaaaaaaaaaaaaaggaagaaaatatgcaTTGTTGGAAAGTGTGGGGAGAAGAGtttgtggttttaaaaacagtggtcaggggctgggcgcggtggctcacacctgtgatcccagcactttggtaggccaaggtgggaggatcgcttgagcccaggagttggagaccagcctggtcatcatggccaaaccccatctctacaaaaaaatacaaaagttagccgtgtatggtgatgcacgcctgtagtcccagctactcgggaggctgaggcgggtaggtagcttgagcccaggaggttgaggctgcattgagctatgatcgtgacactgcattccagcctgggcaacagagtgagacctcatctcaaaatttaagaaattattttagaccgggcgtggtggcccatgcctgtaatcccagcactttgggaggccgaggcgggtggatcacctgagatcaggagtttgagaccagcctggccaacatggtaaaaccccatctctactaaaaatacaaaaaatggctgggtgcggttgctcacacctgtaatcccagactttgggaggctgaggtgggcagatcacaaggtcaggagatcgagaccatcctggctaacacggtgaaaccccgtctctactaaaagtacaaaaacaatctaactgggcatggtggtgggcgcctgtggtcccagctactcgggaggctgaggcaggagaatggtgtgaacctcagagatggagcttgcagtgagccaagatcgcgccactgcactccagcctgggtgacagagcaagacaccgtctcaaaaaaataaaattaaaatacaaaaaattagcggggcatggtggtgggcacctataatcccagccactcaggaggccggggcaggagaattgcttgaacccaggaggcggaggttgcagtgagtagagatcacaccactgcactccagcctgggtgacagagtgagactccatctcaaaaccaaaaatgaTATGGAGATGAGGGTGGCTCTGAGGCTTGtggcctgagcaactggaaggTTAGGAGTTGCTATTTACTGAGAAGATGACGCAAGCATGTTGGGCCCCATCTTGGCTGTTTCTGTTAGGCAGCTGGATGGAGATGTCAAGTTGGCCACTGGTTATGCATGTGTGAAATTTAGGGAAGCCTGGGCTAGGGGTGTGTGCCTGGGGGTTGTCAGCTCACAAGATGGCATTTAAAGCCATGAAATGGCTGAGATCATCTAGGGCAAGAGTGTTAGATATAAAAGAGCCCTCTAGATTGGCTCCGAGTGTGTGAACGTTAGAATCTCAGCAAAAGCAGCAgccacggccgggcacggtggctcacgcttgtaatcccagcactttgggaggccgaggcgggcggatcacaaggtcaggagatcgagaccacggtgaaaccccgtctctactaacaatacaaaaaaattagccgggcgtggtggcgggcacccgtagtcccagctactcggagaggctgaggcaggagaatggcgtgaacccgggaggtggagcttgcagtgagccgagattgtgccactgcactccagcctgggcgacagagcaagactccgtcttaaaaaaaaaaaaaaaaaaaaaaagcagcagccagCCAGGTCAGAGGAGAACCAGGAGGGGCTGGTGTCCTGGAAGACCAGAGACCAAAGTTTCAGGGAGGGAAAACTCAGGGGTGTCAGAACTGCTGAGGGTCAAGTTTGGTGAGGATGGAGAACTGGCTGTTGAAATTAGTACCATGGAGGGCATCAGTGACCTCACCCTGAGCCAGTTTGGCAGAGTGTGGGGCTGTTTGTGTGAGTCTAGGTGGGGTGCCATCAGGAGAGCAGAGCAGAAGAAATGGGAGACAGGAGTGCAGACGGACTTTGGAGGTTTTGCTGTAAAGGGGGACAGAAATGGGGTCCCTTTCCTCAACATGCTGGACagggccaggcccaggctgggAGGTGGCCTTGCAGGCTTTGATGGGTGTGCTCTGGGATGAGGGCTGCCAGGAGGCTGTTCCTGCACAAGGCCCTTTGCCCACCACAGCCCACAGTTCCCACTCATTTCTGCCCCACAGTCCATGCTGCTCCTGGCCCCAAAGCTGAACGAGGCCAACCTCAATGTGGAGCTGATGAAGCACTTTGCACGGCTACAGGCCAAGGATGAACAGGGCCCCATCCGCTGCAACACCACGGTCTGCCTGGGCAAAATCGGCTCCTACCTCAGTGCCAGTGTGAGTGTCCTGCACAACTGCTGGAGCCCGGTCCCTGTCGCAGGACCACAGCCTCCTTCAGGGCCAGGAGTCTTGTGTGTGGGGTCCTTCATTCTCCCAGAGGCGTAGGCCCTGCATGCTGCCGGCCCCATATCTGGGTTCCCAGAGGTGGAGTGAGTTGgccgaggtcacacagccaggagggATCTGGGATCTGAATCCAGGCCTGCTTGGCCCCATGGCCTGTGTGCATCCCCTCAGCCAGGGTTTGTAAGTTCAGTTGCTTGCCATGCCCAGACAGTTAACAGGAATGAACGGTCAGctgggcagggaggaagggagcctGTGTCCGAGCCCTGGGGACAGCTGCTGTTGTGGTCCCATGCCCTGAGGCAGTGTGGAGCCCAGTGATTTGGGAAGAGAAGCCCAGGTCCAGAGTTTTAGGTAAACTCTTCCCCATTTAAGTGATTCATTCACATTTTTCAGATTCTGGGGGCCTATGGGTGGCCCCGTTCTGGGAAGTAAGGGCTGGTGGTTCTGGGTCCCAACATTGACCCTACACTCAGGAGCCCTCTTTCCTGCCCCATCGTAGACCAGACACAGGGTCCTTACCTCTGCCTTCAGCCGAGCCACTAAGGACCCGTTTGCACCGTCCCGGGTTGCGGGTGTCCTGGGCTTTGCTGCCACCCACAACCTCTACTCAATGAACGACTGTGCCCACAAGATCCTGCCTGTGCTCTGCGGTCTCACTGTAGATCCTGAGAAATCCGTGCGGGACCAGGTGAGGCACAGCTGGGCCTGGGCCCTGGGCTGGGGCTGTAGGGGATGTCAGGCCCTAGCTGGCCTGGTAGGTTCTTGAGAACCCCAGaggccccagctctgccccttgtTACCCCCACAGGCCTTCAAGGCCATTCGGAGCTTCCTGTCCAAATTGGAGTCTGTGTCTGAGGACCCAACCCAGCTGGAGGAAGTGGGTGAGTGGCCTACACTCGTGTTCCCTCTTTCCCTGCCATGTCCTTAACTGTGACCTGTTTGTGTCCCACCCCCACTGGAGTTTCTGAAAGGCCCTAGTGAGCAGACTTGACTCAGCTCCCCCTTCACAGATGGGAGAACTCAGGCCTGGAGAAGGGAGGGGCGGCTGCAGGGCACTGTCAGTTCCTGCTGTCCTGTCACCCATGGGTGCCCGACGTGCCCATACCCACCTCTCTCTCATGCCACTGCCCAGAGAAGGATGTCCATGCAGCCTCCAGCCCTGGCATGGGAGGAGCCGCAGCCAGCTGGGCAGGCTGGGCCGTGACTGGGGTCTCCTCACTCACCTCCAAGCTGATCCGTTCGCACCCAACCACTGCCCCCACAGAGACCAACATTCCCCAAAGACCCACGCCTGAAGGTGAGTGTCCTGGCCTGGCTGCATCAGTGGCTGAGGGGGCTGGGAGCTGCAGGCACCCAGGAACTGTTACTGTCTGACTCCCCCGGGGGTGGTGAGGGGGCTATAGGAGCTGGGGTAGGCTCTAGTTACCCTGTGGGCTTCCTTGGTGCCCCTTCCCCCCGGTAGCCCCCTTCTCCTAGTAGCCTCTGCCCTGTCCCAAGACCCCCCTGAAAGCTCAGTGAGCCTCTGCTCCCCAGGAGTTCCTGCCCCGGCCCCCACCCCTGTTCCTGCCACCCCTACAACCTCAGGCCACTGGGAGACGCAGGAAGAGGACAAGGACACAGCAGAGGACAGCAGCGCTGCTGACAGATGGGACGACGAAGACTGGGGCAGCCTGGAGGTGTGTGGGGCTGAGGGAGCCTCCCCAGGGGACCCCAGCTCAAATCCACAGGCTGCCATTCAGGGAGCTTCTGTGGGGCCTGGCTGGAGTTGGCCTGTCCTCATCAGCACAGCATCCCTGGCACGTAGGCCTCATGGAGTGGCCATTATAGGCCAGAGCCAGCAGCAGGCCCCATTCAAACCCAGCGGCCCCAGGGAGCAGGCCGGCCAGATGGTGCCTTGGGCATTCCCTGAACTTCCTCACTCTCACCCACACtgtccctcttccccctcctccagtGCCCACCCAGCCGTGGGGGTCAGCAAGGAGGGGCCACTCCTGTGTCTAGAACCAGACCAGTTCTGCTTGGGGGATGGGCTCAGGATGGGCTGAGGGAGGATGGGGCAGAGCTGGGGGCCCAATTTCCCCATCTGGCTGACAGCAGCAGTTTCTGGCCCCCAAGGCTGTTGGAAGGGGCATCTAGATCTCACCCTCCAGCCTTAAAGAAGGGTGAGGGCAGGCCAGGGTCAGCGTTGATTTAATAGATGGGAAACAGAGCCTGAGGAGCAAATGAGGAGGAAGGCAAAAGACAGTGGTGGGGCCCGTGGCTGGGACGGTGCTGGGGCGGGCTCACTTGCCCTTTAGCATGCGGTGGGAGTCAGTGGTCCCTTCCCACACTGCAGCAGGAGGCCGAGTCTGTGCTGGCCCAGCAGGACGACTGGAGTACTGGGGGCCAAGTGAGCCGTGCTAGTCAGGTGAGCTGGGTCTGGCGGGGGTGTGTCTGTATGGGGCTCTTTCCTCCCTGGGCCCAGGGCTACTTCCCTCTCCCGCTCTTCTACAGGTCAGCAACTCCGACCACAAATCCTCCAAATCCCCAGAGTCCGActggagcagctgggaagctGAGGGCTCCTGGGAACAGGGCTGGCAGGAGCCAAGCTCCCAGGAGCCACCTCCCGAGGGTACACGGCTAGCCAGCGAGTATAACTGGGGTGGCCCAGAGTCCAGCGACAAGGGCGACCCCTTCGCTACCCTGTCTGCACGTCCCAGCACCCAGGTACCCAGCACGGGTCTGGCGAGAGGGTAAAGATGGTGGACCTCAGCCAGAAGTGGGCCCCACTGCAGCCCACACTTCTCTTTACAGCCCAGGCCGGACTCTTGGGGTGAGGACAACTGGGAGGGCCTGGAGACTGAGAGTCGTAAGTGCTTCCCCTGAGTGGGCTGAAGACTAGGGCTCCCCGACTAGCCCGCCCCTACAGGCCCCGGGCAGGCACTGGCTGGAGAGCTGAGACCGGGGCTCCCCTTCTTGACCCCAGGACAGGTCAAGGCTGAGCTGGCCCGGAAGAAGCGCGAGGAGCGGCGGCGGGAGATGGAGGCCAAACGCGCCGAGAGGAAGGTGGCTAAGGGCCCCATGAAGCTGGGAGCCCGGAAGCTGGACTGAATCGTGGCGATGACCCTTCCCGGCTGCGGAGAGCCCGCCCCGCAGATGTATTTATTGTACAAACCATGTGAGCCCGGCCGGCCCGGCCAGGCCATCTCACGTGTACATAATCAGAGCCACAATAAATTCTATTTCACACCCCTTGTGCTGGGCTCAGTCTAGCCCCTGGGAGGCGGTTGGGGTCTGGCGCCGCCCTGCGCAGCCCGCGCCCACGTCAGATGTGAACATCAATTTGCTTCGAAAGCCAAGGGTAAAGAGGCACGATCTGATTTATCAGTTTCTAGGAAACACCCTCTGGGAGGAAGGCAGGCGGTCGGAGACCTTACAGCCGCTCGCCAACCGGGGAGGGGGGCCGGTAGGGGCGCCTCGGGTCTCAAGGCGCCAGGAGGGTCTGCGGGCCCCGAAGGTCCGTGGGTCCGAGCCCCAAGTCGAGGCAGGAGTGAGGCGGAGCTCGCGGAAATCCCTCAGTGATCACCGAGGTCTGGGCCGAGGGCGGCGTCAGCGGCGGCGCTGGGGAACGCAGGCCCCGTGCGGGCGGCTGCGCGCGAAGCCGGCTTTGCAGACGCAGCGGAAGGAGCCGCTGGTGTTCACGCAGCGCTCGCTCTTGCACAGCAGCCCGCGCTGGTTCAGCTCTCGGCACTCGTCGATATCTGAAGGTGGGGGCGACAGGTGCGGCTTCGCTGAGCCTCCAGGCGGCTCCTCACCAccggccccgcccctgcccccacccccgaaGCCCGGCTCACCCACGCAGCGGGCGCGGGAGGCGTCGAGCTGGAAGCCGCCGGGACACTCGCACACGGCGCCGCCCGGCCGCGGCACGCAGCGGCCACTCACGCAGCGACACTCGTCCGAATCCTCCTCTGAACTATCCTCATCTGGGTGGCCCGGGACAATACGGACTTCAACACTGAGCCCCGGCCAAAGGCTACCAACCCCGCCACCGCCCGACCCGGCAGCACTCACCTCTTGGGGGCTTCCCCAGCAGCAGGGGGCTCGTGTCCCAGAAGGAATTGCTCTCGCTCTGCGATGTCGGGCACTGGGACCCTGGGAGGAGCAGAGCTGGTCAGCGACGTCCGGGTCCCGGGGCCCTGACCCCCATCCTCGCACCCGGCAACTCCTCCCGACTGCCTTACCCGCGCCGCGCGGCGGGCACGGTCGGCATTGGGCGCCCCAGCCGCGGCCCTGGCGGCAGCAGCAGTCGTCGAAGGTGAGGGCAGGCCCGGCCAGGGGGCCAGCGCACATGCCGTCCTCTCCGCGCTGGCTCCAGCACACGTCGCGCCGCTCCGGGGCGCGCTCTGCGGAAGGCACCTGGCATCAGGGAAGGGCCCAAGGCAGGgaccgcccgcctccgcctcacCCCACCTGCGCGGGAGCCACGTGATGGACAGGGCCCCGGGGTCGGCCAAGGCCGACCCTCGCCCTCACCGGCCGGGCTCTCGGGGAGCTGGCAATCGCGGCCGGAGGGCCCGGGCACCCAGGGCGGGCGACACTCGCAGCGGTAGGAGCCCGGCAGGTTGACGCAGCGGCCAGGGCGGCAGGCTGCCGGGTCCTGGCACTCGTCCACGTCTAAGAACAGcgagggggtgggtgggggccgTCACAGCTCGGCCCGGGCCCCGCCCCTCCCGCGTACCCCACTCCCCGGCCCGGGCCTCACCCATCTCTTCCGGGCTCAGGCACTGGCGCTGCGCGGGACTGTACTCGGCCGGGGGCGTGCAGGCACAGCGGTAGCCGCCGCGCGTGTTCTCACACACTCCGTTCCGGCAGTTGGACTCGTCCAGGCACTCGTCCACGTCTGCAGGGAGGAAAAGCGTGGGTGGCAGGGGCAGGCCCGGGATGGGCGCGGTGGCGCTTGTCTCCCTGCCGCTTCCCCACGGCCGCCGGGGGGCTGAGCTCACCCACGCATTCCAGCAGGTTCCCGTCATAGTAGAAGCCTTGCTTGCAGTAGCACTCGTAGCCAGGCTGAGTGTTCACGCACTTGCCCTCCTTGCAAATCTCCGCCCCGAACAACATGCACTCGTCGATGTCTGCGGGGTGACAAACACTGGCCGCTCGGGTCCTGCAGCCGCAGCCCAGAGGCGTGGGCTGGGCGCACCACCTGAGCGAAGCCATCCTCGGGCGGGGCCTACAGGAGGGGCGGGGCCTGCGAGGAAGGTGCGGGCGGGGCTTACGCGGCGCGGTCTGCTGACCCAGCGAGCCCCGGCGGGATCCGGGCGAGCCCAACCCGGGGTGAGTGGGCGTGGGGTGGGCGGAGCCGCAGGGCGCTTACCACGGTGGGCTGGGATGCCGTAGTTGACGATGTTGTTGTCCTGGGTGTACCCCTTTCCGTCTGGGCAGAGGCTGTGGAACtcggctgcaggggcagggcggCCGTGGGGAGGGAAGAGGCAGGACTGAGCGCGCGCGTGGGCTTAGGGCTGCAGCCCGCCGCCTATTTCCCAACTGCCAGGGGGCGCCATTTCCCACATTTGgcttccagatgaagaaactgaagatcTGGGAAGGGGTCTGCCCGGCTCCTGACCTGAGCTGTAGACTGGACAGGGGTAGATTTCGCAGTGGTCGCCCCAGCCGGCCCCCAGAGAGCAGCAGCACTCCTGCTGGGTCACGTTGGTGGCCAATACGCTGTCGCAGAACACTGTGTCATCGAAGTTCAGGTAGCACTCCTTCTTGTGGTGGGGCTGCTCCACCTCTGAGGGGCGGACGGCAGCTCAGGGTCGTGCACAGACCCCCTTGGCCCTGTCACCCTGCCCACCCACCACAGTTCTTTCCCCCCACCTTCCCTGGCTCCCCTTAGCCTCCTCCTGAGAGCTGGCTCTGTTCTCAACGTGGTGTTCTGGGCCCTTCATGGTCTGGCCCCACCAGACTCCCCCAGCCAAAAGGGATTTCTTCCGGTTCCCCAAATTTAGGTGGGTGGGGCCAGGACACATCTCTGAATCCCAGCTGCAGCTCAGGGGAGTTGTCCAGTCCGAGGGAGAAGCTGGGAGGACACTCACCCTCACAACCGTGCTGGTCCTGGGTGGGAGTGAAGCCCTCAtcgcagacacacacataggagCCCTGAAGGTTCTTGCAGGCCCCATGGGGAAGGCACAGGCCTGGGTCCTGGCTGCACTCATCTATGTCTGGGGGGCAAGAGTAGCGCAGCTGGAAACCCAGCCCCTCTTTCCCTGGGGCTGCACCTCAAGGGCCTCACACAAGTTCAGAACCTGAATTTCCACTTTGGTTTCAAAGTATGTACAGCAGGAAGTCTgctgtgtctgtgcatgtgtctgAATGTGCATGGGGACATTTCGCCGCTGTCCTTCTTAACACCTTCAGTGGCTCCCACTAAACTTACAAGACCTAAAGGTATCAGAAGCCCAGATGGAAAGGCCTCAAATGCCACTAAACTCAGCTTGGCATTTGAGGCCTTTCAAATTCAGCTTCTGATACCTTTAGGTCTCATCACGCCTTACTCTAGACCACCCTCCACTCCCAACTCTGTGCTCAGGGCACCCTCCCCTCCTCTGTAAACATAACTAGCTCCTTCCAGATCTCTATGCTTTGCAATTACTGCTCTTTGGTCCTGGAATGACTTCTTGTGCCTTTCCTTTCCCATGCCTAGGGAACTCCTACTTACGTTTCAGTCCAGTTCAGTCCAGTTCAACATCCACCTCCCCTTTGCAATTAATCATTAGTTCATACCTTTCTTGGCACCCAGGACCCTGAACTGTCAGAATCAGTTTACATGTCGGCCTCCCCTAGCTGGGAGCCCTGGGTGACTGCTGATTACCTAGTACAAAGCACAGAACCTGGaaaatagtaggtgctcaataaactttttttttttttttttggagatggaatctcactctgttgcccaggctggagtgcagtggcgtgatctcggctcactgcaacctccacctcccatcttcaagcgattcttctgcctcagcctcctgagtagctgggactacaggcgcacgccatcacgcccggctgatttttgtatttttagtagagacagggtttcaccgtattggccaggctggtctcgaactcctaacctcatgatccgcctgcctcagcctcccaaagtgctgggattacaggcgtgagccaccgcccccagcctgagccactgcactcagcctaaacTTTTGTTGGATGAATGCATGTGTATGGGTGAGTTGATGGGGAAGACCAATACATTAATATCTGTAAAGAGCTTaacagagtgcctggcacatagtaagcaccacGATAGCACTAACTGTCATATTTACTGTGATCATTGTTATTCTATGTGAAAGACTGGGAGGCTGagcagatggatgggtgggtgagtggaaggatgaatggaaggatggatggatagaaggatggatggatggatggatggatggatggatggatggatggatggatggatggagaaaaGCCACAGTGTGTCTAGGGAATTACTGCTCCCTGCCATATCCCTCAGGAACCCTCAGCCAGTCCCTCATACCTTGGCATTTCCTGCCACCCACCAGCCGATGCCCCTGGGGGCAAAGACATCTGTAGGAGCCATTGGTATTGATGCAGTCACCCCCAATGCAGGCTGCAGGGAAGTCACACTCATCAATGTCTGTAGGGGATGGAAGGGATGGAGAATCTCAGGGGCTGATCACCAACCCCAGCCTGAGGCAGCCAAAGCTTTCCCCCAGAGCCCTGGGTCAGTCCCACGCCCCTATGCCCCAACTGAGATCTGGAGTAGGACTGGACCCTGGGGGGTGGGGGTCCTG contains these protein-coding regions:
- the SCYL1 gene encoding N-terminal kinase-like protein isoform X21, which produces MWFFARDPVRDFPFELIPEPPEGSPPGPWALHRGRKKATGSPVSIFVYDVKPGAEEQTQVAKAAFKRLKTLRHPNILAYIDGLETEKCLHVVTEAVTPLGIYLKARVEAGGLKELEISWGLHQIVKALSFLINDCSLIHNNVCMAAVFVDRAGEWKLGGLDYMYSAQGNGGGPPRKGIPELEQYDPPELADSSGRVVREKWSADMWRLGCLIWEVFNGSLPRAAALRNPGKIPKSLVPHYCELVGANPKMRPNPARFLQNCRAPGGFMNNRFVETNLFLEEIQIKEPAEKQKFFQELSKSLDAFPEDFCRHKVLPQLLTAFEFGNAGAVVLTPLFKVGKFLSAEEYQQKIIPVVVKMFSSTDRAMRIRLLQQMEQFIQYLDEPTVNTQIFPHVVHGFLDTNPAIREQTVKSMLLLAPKLNEANLNVELMKHFARLQAKDEQGPIRCNTTVCLGKIGSYLSASTRHRVLTSAFSRATKDPFAPSRVAGVLGFAATHNLYSMNDCAHKILPVLCGLTVDPEKSVRDQAFKAIRSFLSKLESVSEDPTQLEEVEKDVHAASSPGMGGAAASWAGWAVTGVSSLTSKLIRSHPTTAPTETNIPQRPTPEGHWETQEEDKDTAEDSSAADRWDDEDWGSLEEAESVLAQQDDWSTGGQVSRASQVSNSDHKSSKSPESDWSSWEAEGSWEQGWQEPSSQEPPPEGTRLASEYNWGGPESSDKGDPFATLSARPSTQDRSRLSWPGRSARSGGGRWRPNAPRGRWLRAP
- the SCYL1 gene encoding N-terminal kinase-like protein isoform X18; the protein is MWFFARDPVRDFPFELIPEPPEGSPPGPWALHRGRKKATGSPVSIFVYDVKPGAEEQTQVAKAAFKRLKTLRHPNILAYIDGLETEKCLHVVTEAVTPLGIYLKARVEAGGLKELEISWGLHQIVKALSFLINDCSLIHNNVCMAAVFVDRAGEWKLGGLDYMYSAQGNGGGPPRKGIPELEQYDPPELADSSGRVVREKWSADMWRLGCLIWEVFNGSLPRAAALRNPGKIPKSLVPHYCELVGANPKMRPNPARFLQNCRAPGGFMNNRFVETNLFLEEIQIKEPAEKQKFFQELSKSLDAFPEDFCRHKVLPQLLTAFEFGNAGAVVLTPLFKVGKFLSAEEYQQKIIPVVVKMFSSTDRAMRIRLLQQMEQFIQYLDEPTVNTQIFPHVVHGFLDTNPAIREQTVKSMLLLAPKLNEANLNVELMKHFARLQAKDEQGPIRCNTTVCLGKIGSYLSASTRHRVLTSAFSRATKDPFAPSRVAGVLGFAATHNLYSMNDCAHKILPVLCGLTVDPEKSVRDQAFKAIRSFLSKLESVSEDPTQLEEVEKDVHAASSPGMGGAAASWAGWAVTGVSSLTSKLIRSHPTTAPTETNIPQRPTPEGHWETQEEDKDTAEDSSAADRWDDEDWGSLEQEAESVLAQQDDWSTGGQVSRASQVSNSDHKSSKSPESDWSSWEAEGSWEQGWQEPSSQEPPPEGTRLASEYNWGGPESSDKGDPFATLSARPSTQDRSRLSWPGRSARSGGGRWRPNAPRGRWLRAP
- the SCYL1 gene encoding N-terminal kinase-like protein isoform X25; the protein is MPPRRNRGCDPVGNIPQGESGGWWPEGAGDLLGATPDRGEKALSFLINDCSLIHNNVCMAAVFVDRAGEWKLGGLDYMYSAQGNGGGPPRKGIPELEQYDPPELADSSGRVVREKWSADMWRLGCLIWEVFNGSLPRAAALRNPGKIPKSLVPHYCELVGANPKMRPNPARFLQNCRAPGGFMNNRFVETNLFLEEIQIKEPAEKQKFFQELSKSLDAFPEDFCRHKVLPQLLTAFEFGNAGAVVLTPLFKVGKFLSAEEYQQKIIPVVVKMFSSTDRAMRIRLLQQMEQFIQYLDEPTVNTQIFPHVVHGFLDTNPAIREQTVKSMLLLAPKLNEANLNVELMKHFARLQAKDEQGPIRCNTTVCLGKIGSYLSASTRHRVLTSAFSRATKDPFAPSRVAGVLGFAATHNLYSMNDCAHKILPVLCGLTVDPEKSVRDQAFKAIRSFLSKLESVSEDPTQLEEVEKDVHAASSPGMGGAAASWAGWAVTGVSSLTSKLIRSHPTTAPTETNIPQRPTPEGVPAPAPTPVPATPTTSGHWETQEEDKDTAEDSSAADRWDDEDWGSLEQEAESVLAQQDDWSTGGQVSRASQVSNSDHKSSKSPESDWSSWEAEGSWEQGWQEPSSQEPPPEGTRLASEYNWGGPESSDKGDPFATLSARPSTQPRPDSWGEDNWEGLETESRQVKAELARKKREERRREMEAKRAERKVAKGPMKLGARKLD
- the SCYL1 gene encoding N-terminal kinase-like protein isoform X28, translating into MWFFARDPVRDFPFELIPEPPEGSPPGPWALHRGRKKATGSPVSIFVYDVKPGAEEQTQVAKAAFKRLKTLRHPNILAYIDGLETEKCLHVVTEAVTPLGIYLKARVEAGGLKELEISWGLHQIVKALSFLINDCSLIHNNVCMAAVFVDRAGEWKLGGLDYMYSAQGNGGGPPRKGIPELEQYDPPELADSSGRVVREKWSADMWRLGCLIWEVFNGSLPRAAALRNPGKIPKSLVPHYCELVGANPKMRPNPARFLQNCRAPGGFMNNRFVETNLFLEEIQIKEPAEKQKFFQELSKSLDAFPEDFCRHKVLPQLLTAFEFGNAGAVVLTPLFKVGKFLSAEEYQQKIIPVVVKMFSSTDRAMRIRLLQQMEQFIQYLDEPTVNTQIFPHVVHGFLDTNPAIREQTVKSMLLLAPKLNEANLNVELMKHFARLQAKDEQGPIRCNTTVCLGKIGSYLSASTRHRVLTSAFSRATKDPFAPSRVAGVLGFAATHNLYSMNDCAHKILPVLCGLTVDPEKSVRDQAFKAIRSFLSKLESVSEDPTQLEEVEKDVHAASSPGMGGAAASWAGWAVTGVSSLTSKLIRSHPTTAPTETNIPQRPTPEGHWETQEEDKDTAEDSSAADRWDDEDWGSLEQEAESVLAQQDDWSTGGQVSRASQDRSRLSWPGRSARSGGGRWRPNAPRGRWLRAP